The Desulfovibrio sp. genome has a window encoding:
- a CDS encoding cupin domain-containing protein: MDKPGTSKLTVEHAPVTMERLPFRRIIQERGELALIEDGGVFNHLACFTLKPGPGLFRGGHVHQAKVEHFYILSGKGVLRWVDAQTGGKGSVILAQGDKVTIQPGLAHRFEAIEHLVVVEYYAGVHDPADDIPDLSFE; the protein is encoded by the coding sequence ATGGATAAGCCAGGAACAAGCAAGCTCACGGTGGAGCACGCTCCCGTGACAATGGAGCGCCTGCCCTTCAGGCGGATCATCCAGGAGCGGGGCGAGTTGGCCTTGATTGAAGACGGCGGAGTTTTCAACCACCTGGCCTGTTTTACCCTGAAACCAGGCCCCGGACTTTTTCGGGGCGGGCACGTGCATCAGGCCAAGGTGGAGCATTTCTACATACTTTCAGGCAAGGGAGTGCTCAGGTGGGTGGACGCGCAGACCGGTGGCAAGGGAAGTGTCATCCTTGCGCAGGGAGATAAAGTAACCATCCAGCCTGGGCTTGCCCATCGGTTCGAAGCCATCGAGCACCTTGTTGTCGTGGAATACTACGCAGGCGTCCACGATCCCGCCGACGACATCCCCGATCTGTCTTTCGAATAG
- a CDS encoding PAS domain-containing protein, whose translation MGIRKKMFLPFVAAIIVLGGVCLWVLDRSLDDLEEKFVGKIMAGKAGEVESAIENVSRMTLEQAVLFSQVPAVVESFEDALSGNINDENDPAAQRARERIRRELDGALKGFSDNMGGRKFQLHYHLPSIRSLVRLWRDKQVTRNGQKMDISDDLSSFRPTVIDVIRTGKSIMGIELGEGGFAIRGIAPVKNSQGKQLGSVEVLSDFAPVLKGASNSGQQLLLYMNAEFLNITAALKDSSKFPLLDGKFVQVTGAKDKSVEKLVTSQLLASGQKSLVIARHGDLALGAFPIKDYKGTQTGVMVAVIDTSAEGALIDTAKYILAGLLAMLLVFPTIIASVAFVRYVSKPVDLIIQKIKDITEDKADLTAKLPEDSRDEMASLAKWFNQLMLKLSRLISLNRAVLDSVPDPLFVVGEDMRLVLANKATAEYAGKPQNQILGMQCADIFQTGACSTGQCPIQLTKTGGIVSEDTRILCHKDGKRLVIKPFVKAITDLEGNSLGYLELAQNITAVVDREDALERHLDQLKDVNAEISAVAEEITGSLTTISSQVEEVADGAGLQQRRVEETMASMNQMTAASHDVAKSAQVASTQAEEARATAQEGESVVRQATEVINAVRTQTDLLKANMSSLGQRAQDIGRILTVISDIADQTNLLALNAAIEAARAGEAGRGFAVVADEVRKLAEKTMQATGEVTQVISAIQEETQKNVGVTEQASKTVDEATKLSGRSGETLDRIVELVSNTAGQVHAIATAAEEQSSVSEHISKALDDVNAVSRSTARGMDESASSIAALSGLADRLKAVSNNAQ comes from the coding sequence ATGGGAATTCGGAAGAAGATGTTTTTACCTTTCGTGGCTGCGATCATCGTACTGGGCGGTGTTTGCCTGTGGGTGCTGGACAGATCGCTCGATGACCTTGAGGAAAAGTTCGTCGGAAAGATCATGGCCGGCAAGGCGGGGGAAGTGGAGAGCGCAATTGAAAACGTCTCCAGGATGACCCTTGAGCAGGCGGTTCTGTTCTCTCAGGTTCCGGCCGTGGTCGAGTCCTTTGAGGACGCGCTGTCCGGCAACATAAACGACGAGAATGATCCGGCGGCTCAACGGGCCAGGGAGCGCATCCGCAGGGAACTCGACGGGGCTCTCAAGGGATTCTCCGACAATATGGGCGGGCGGAAATTCCAGCTTCACTACCATCTCCCCAGCATCCGGAGCCTGGTCCGTCTCTGGCGCGACAAGCAGGTCACCCGCAACGGACAGAAGATGGACATCTCAGACGATCTTTCCTCGTTTCGCCCAACGGTTATCGACGTAATCCGCACCGGCAAATCCATAATGGGCATTGAACTGGGCGAAGGCGGTTTTGCCATCCGTGGCATCGCACCAGTGAAGAACTCGCAGGGGAAGCAGCTGGGCAGCGTGGAAGTGCTCTCGGACTTTGCGCCTGTTCTTAAGGGCGCTTCCAACAGCGGGCAACAGCTCCTTCTCTATATGAACGCCGAGTTTCTCAATATAACCGCTGCGTTGAAGGATTCTTCGAAATTTCCCCTGCTGGACGGAAAGTTCGTTCAGGTGACCGGCGCCAAGGACAAGAGTGTGGAAAAGCTGGTCACATCGCAGTTGCTCGCCAGCGGCCAGAAGAGTCTGGTTATAGCCCGGCACGGCGACCTGGCTCTCGGGGCATTTCCCATCAAGGACTACAAGGGAACTCAGACCGGAGTCATGGTGGCGGTGATAGACACGTCCGCGGAAGGTGCGCTCATAGACACCGCCAAGTACATCCTGGCCGGCCTTTTGGCCATGCTGCTCGTGTTCCCGACCATTATCGCCAGTGTTGCCTTCGTCAGGTATGTGAGCAAGCCAGTGGACCTCATCATACAGAAGATCAAGGACATCACCGAGGACAAGGCGGACCTCACAGCCAAGCTTCCGGAAGATTCCCGGGACGAGATGGCCAGCCTGGCCAAATGGTTCAACCAGCTCATGCTCAAGCTTTCCCGCCTGATCTCCTTGAACCGGGCCGTTCTGGATTCCGTTCCCGATCCGCTTTTCGTGGTTGGGGAAGACATGCGTCTGGTACTGGCCAACAAAGCCACCGCCGAGTATGCGGGAAAGCCTCAGAACCAGATACTTGGAATGCAGTGCGCCGACATTTTCCAGACCGGAGCGTGCTCCACCGGGCAGTGCCCCATCCAGTTGACCAAAACCGGGGGGATTGTTTCCGAGGACACCCGCATCCTGTGCCACAAGGACGGGAAACGGCTGGTGATCAAGCCTTTCGTCAAGGCCATTACCGATTTGGAAGGCAATTCTCTGGGATATCTGGAACTCGCCCAGAACATCACCGCCGTGGTCGACCGGGAGGACGCTCTCGAGCGGCACCTCGATCAGTTAAAGGACGTGAACGCCGAGATTTCCGCGGTGGCGGAAGAGATAACCGGTTCGTTGACCACCATCTCCTCCCAGGTGGAGGAGGTCGCTGACGGAGCGGGGCTCCAGCAGCGCAGGGTGGAGGAGACGATGGCCTCCATGAATCAGATGACGGCGGCTTCCCACGATGTGGCCAAGAGCGCCCAGGTGGCGTCCACTCAGGCCGAGGAAGCAAGGGCCACCGCCCAGGAAGGCGAGAGCGTGGTGCGCCAGGCCACAGAGGTCATAAACGCTGTAAGAACCCAGACGGATCTTCTCAAGGCGAACATGTCCAGCCTGGGGCAGCGCGCCCAGGACATCGGGCGGATTCTGACCGTGATCTCCGATATCGCCGACCAGACCAACCTCCTGGCCTTGAACGCGGCCATCGAGGCGGCCAGGGCCGGTGAAGCCGGGCGCGGGTTTGCCGTGGTGGCCGACGAGGTGCGAAAACTTGCGGAAAAGACCATGCAGGCCACGGGCGAGGTAACCCAGGTTATTTCAGCCATTCAGGAGGAGACGCAGAAGAACGTTGGCGTCACGGAGCAGGCCTCCAAGACCGTGGACGAGGCCACAAAGCTCTCGGGGCGTTCCGGCGAAACTCTGGACCGCATCGTGGAGCTTGTGAGCAACACGGCCGGCCAGGTACACGCCATCGCCACCGCGGCCGAGGAGCAGTCTTCCGTGAGCGAACACATCAGCAAGGCCCTGGACGACGTGAACGCGGTCTCGCGAAGCACGGCCAGGGGCATGGACGAGTCGGCCAGCTCCATCGCCGCGTTAAGCGGGCTGGCGGACAGGCTGAAGGCTGTGTCCAACAACGCCCAGTAA
- a CDS encoding penicillin-binding protein activator has protein sequence MRFAGPAMKHFIVLLVLVFGFALTALAQDTPADPSAQPSDTGAAQPAKPAKKPARPAPKPTPQPGEVIPLDQAGPSEPAAAGSQTTPAAKAPAKPAAKTAPAQPEDGPPQIRPQKAPPVPAKSKLAGGKLTIGALLPLTGPLAPQGQSSRAAIELAVSDINAYLAENGSAERVSVQVEDTESNGARALEKLKALSVAGVRLVIGPYSDNEVSAVLDFATKNGMILLSQGSAGPYLAKPNRNLFRFSPSDAVQAEALAVMANQEGCTQLVTIWEGDMYGDELVTHIKGQFNNLGGQVIPGTRFRPEVTQFANYVADLKAQIDKQVKDKKKLAVVVAARGTQTAGILREAAKLAGLDEAKWYGGDDSALRGSVIQDQEVAKFAAKVRMAFARYGETGTSVYSELEKRIEDRIQAFVDTQAVVAYDIVWLGAFTAMASGEDAAALKKAIPATAERFYGASGWMALNENGDRREDYDFDFWTIKNIDGKFYWVKTARYQFDPGSVKQLIINTPEKD, from the coding sequence ATGCGATTTGCTGGTCCCGCGATGAAACACTTCATCGTATTGCTCGTCCTTGTTTTTGGTTTTGCGCTCACGGCTTTGGCGCAGGACACTCCGGCTGATCCGTCTGCGCAGCCTTCGGACACGGGAGCGGCGCAACCCGCCAAACCCGCGAAAAAACCGGCCAGACCCGCGCCCAAGCCCACGCCACAGCCTGGGGAGGTTATTCCTCTGGATCAGGCTGGTCCATCCGAGCCCGCAGCTGCCGGTTCGCAAACAACGCCTGCCGCCAAGGCCCCGGCCAAACCAGCCGCCAAAACCGCTCCGGCACAGCCCGAGGACGGCCCGCCTCAGATCCGTCCACAAAAGGCTCCTCCCGTTCCGGCCAAATCCAAACTTGCCGGGGGCAAACTGACCATCGGCGCGCTGCTTCCCCTGACCGGGCCGCTTGCGCCCCAGGGACAGAGCTCCAGGGCAGCCATTGAATTGGCCGTTTCAGACATCAACGCCTATCTCGCGGAAAACGGCTCGGCCGAGCGGGTGTCAGTCCAGGTGGAGGATACTGAATCCAACGGCGCCAGGGCATTGGAGAAGCTGAAAGCTTTGTCCGTGGCCGGGGTGCGGCTGGTGATCGGGCCATACAGCGACAACGAGGTGAGCGCTGTTCTCGATTTCGCCACCAAGAACGGCATGATCCTGCTCTCCCAGGGCAGCGCCGGTCCTTACCTGGCCAAACCCAACCGGAACCTCTTTAGGTTCAGCCCCTCCGACGCCGTGCAGGCCGAAGCGCTGGCTGTCATGGCCAATCAGGAAGGGTGCACGCAGCTTGTCACCATTTGGGAAGGCGACATGTACGGCGATGAGCTGGTCACCCACATAAAGGGGCAGTTCAACAACCTGGGCGGACAAGTGATCCCGGGTACCAGGTTCCGCCCGGAAGTGACGCAGTTCGCGAATTACGTTGCTGACTTGAAGGCCCAGATAGACAAACAGGTGAAGGACAAGAAAAAACTGGCCGTGGTGGTGGCCGCCAGGGGAACTCAAACCGCGGGCATCCTGCGCGAAGCCGCCAAGCTGGCCGGTCTGGACGAAGCCAAATGGTATGGCGGAGACGACTCGGCCTTGCGCGGTTCGGTTATTCAGGACCAGGAAGTGGCCAAATTCGCCGCCAAGGTGCGCATGGCTTTTGCCCGCTACGGCGAAACAGGGACCTCCGTGTATTCCGAACTCGAGAAGCGCATCGAGGACCGGATACAGGCCTTCGTGGATACCCAGGCGGTGGTTGCCTACGACATCGTCTGGCTGGGAGCGTTCACGGCCATGGCCTCGGGCGAGGACGCGGCCGCCTTGAAAAAGGCCATTCCCGCCACGGCCGAACGCTTCTACGGGGCAAGCGGGTGGATGGCGCTCAACGAAAACGGTGATCGTCGCGAGGACTATGACTTCGACTTCTGGACCATCAAAAATATCGACGGCAAGTTCTACTGGGTAAAGACGGCACGTTATCAGTTCGATCCGGGGAGCGTGAAGCAGCTCATCATCAATACGCCTGAAAAAGACTAG
- a CDS encoding diguanylate cyclase codes for MSLSQKAAPPAQPLSRLSLLIVEDDPVTQFQLQKQLSPLMKAVLSAADGSEGLKIFRESHPDMILADINMPVMDGLSMAAIIKAETPDTPIIALTAHNEESILQKAIEVGIDGYVVKPVDIDLLTPVLFKNARHVLHRKQEAARTQLFSYLLDINPHFIISAVSGTVDYANSTFMQFLGFEDLESLLTGKTCALSEVHVDGNRHNLCDFSWIPRLRDQPGMQHTACFSTPGAECSAENFFWVTSRYFPELDRDIVTFTDITALERERVQLLYRATTDSLTGVSNRSKLTDYIHAEHARFKRYKVPMSLIMFDIDHFKTINDTLGHAVGDQVLAALADVVLHSTRDTDMLGRWGGEEFMILAPLTSLEDAREFSERLRETIAASPMPGVPQLTCSFGVAEIRKGESLDSLFNRVDAALYRAKNNGRNRVETA; via the coding sequence ATGTCTCTCTCGCAGAAGGCCGCACCACCGGCACAGCCCCTCTCCAGGCTCTCTCTGCTCATAGTGGAGGACGACCCGGTCACCCAGTTCCAGCTCCAAAAACAGCTCAGCCCGCTCATGAAGGCGGTCTTATCCGCTGCGGACGGTTCCGAAGGCCTAAAAATATTCCGGGAAAGCCACCCGGACATGATCCTCGCGGACATCAACATGCCCGTGATGGACGGCCTCTCCATGGCCGCCATAATAAAGGCCGAAACACCTGACACACCCATCATCGCCCTGACCGCCCATAACGAGGAAAGCATCCTGCAAAAAGCCATCGAGGTGGGCATAGACGGCTATGTCGTAAAACCTGTCGACATCGATCTCCTCACACCCGTGCTTTTCAAGAACGCACGCCACGTGCTCCATCGCAAGCAGGAGGCAGCCCGCACGCAGCTCTTCTCCTATCTTTTGGACATCAATCCCCATTTCATTATCTCCGCTGTTTCGGGCACGGTCGATTACGCCAACAGCACATTCATGCAATTTCTCGGTTTTGAGGACCTGGAAAGCTTGCTTACCGGCAAGACATGTGCGCTCAGCGAAGTACACGTTGACGGCAACCGGCACAATCTGTGCGACTTCTCGTGGATTCCCAGGCTGCGGGACCAGCCGGGAATGCAGCACACCGCCTGCTTTTCCACCCCCGGGGCCGAATGCTCCGCGGAAAACTTCTTCTGGGTCACCTCCAGGTATTTCCCGGAACTGGACCGCGACATCGTGACTTTCACCGACATTACGGCCCTGGAGCGCGAGAGGGTGCAACTGCTCTACCGGGCCACCACGGACAGCCTCACCGGAGTCTCCAACCGCTCCAAACTGACCGACTACATCCATGCTGAACACGCCAGGTTCAAGCGATACAAGGTGCCCATGAGCCTCATCATGTTCGACATCGACCATTTCAAAACCATCAACGACACCCTGGGGCACGCCGTGGGCGACCAGGTGCTGGCCGCCCTGGCCGACGTGGTGCTCCACAGCACGCGGGACACGGACATGCTCGGACGCTGGGGTGGTGAAGAATTCATGATACTCGCCCCGCTCACTTCCCTGGAGGACGCCAGGGAGTTCTCCGAACGGCTGCGCGAAACCATCGCCGCAAGCCCGATGCCCGGGGTGCCTCAGCTTACATGCAGTTTCGGAGTCGCGGAAATCCGCAAAGGGGAAAGCTTGGACTCTCTTTTCAATAGAGTGGATGCCGCTCTGTACCGGGCGAAAAATAACGGGCGAAACCGCGTGGAGACAGCCTAG
- the mnmE gene encoding tRNA uridine-5-carboxymethylaminomethyl(34) synthesis GTPase MnmE: MAVNPAALSNQAFRAAGNAGFRLPGANWTPWASPAVARAKGAAVAGADDTIVAVVTPPGRGGVGIVRLSGPGARDIGTRLFHSSKPDFSGLKPHRLHHGTLLDCGGRHLDDVLCSFMPGPNSYTGEDVVEFNCHGSPVILRAAVGAAMNLGARHALPGEFTKRAFLAGRMDLSQAQAVAELVAADSLRGAGLALSRLEGLMAARVRELRSRLEALRVQICLAVDFPEDEVECLEPDAFMAALEETMEHIHLLVSAHGRAKPFREGELAVLAGPVNAGKSSLLNALIGRERAIVCDVPGTTRDFLEEQLDLDGLPVRLVDTAGLRSTDDPVERQGVARCQSLMEESRAVLLVVDGSVDYSPSIFQGECGSVPLDPARVLAVVNKADLPPAERDPRVLLAEAGVDVISVSARTGEGLEELCARLRARLLAGNEAPSDSEPVPNDRECALLVAAGLELATLASDLKEGVPPDLLGVRLETACDHLAGITGEITSGAILDAVFDGFCIGK; encoded by the coding sequence ATGGCGGTGAACCCGGCGGCACTGTCAAACCAGGCGTTCCGGGCCGCGGGGAACGCAGGCTTTCGCCTTCCGGGCGCGAATTGGACTCCATGGGCAAGCCCGGCAGTGGCGAGGGCAAAGGGGGCGGCGGTGGCAGGCGCTGATGACACCATCGTGGCCGTGGTCACCCCGCCGGGAAGGGGAGGGGTGGGCATAGTCCGTTTGAGCGGGCCTGGGGCCAGGGACATCGGAACCCGGCTTTTTCATTCGTCAAAGCCGGATTTTTCCGGCCTCAAACCACACAGGCTGCACCACGGAACGCTCCTGGACTGCGGGGGCCGCCATTTGGATGATGTCCTGTGTTCCTTCATGCCCGGCCCGAATTCCTACACAGGCGAGGACGTGGTGGAGTTCAACTGCCACGGTTCCCCGGTGATTCTGCGCGCGGCTGTGGGGGCGGCCATGAACCTTGGAGCCAGGCATGCCTTGCCCGGCGAATTCACCAAGCGGGCCTTCCTGGCGGGAAGGATGGACTTAAGTCAGGCTCAGGCCGTTGCCGAACTGGTGGCGGCGGACAGCTTGCGAGGCGCCGGCCTGGCCTTGAGCAGGCTGGAAGGCCTCATGGCCGCCAGGGTCAGGGAACTACGGTCGCGGCTTGAAGCATTACGAGTGCAGATATGCCTGGCAGTTGATTTTCCCGAAGACGAGGTGGAGTGCCTGGAGCCGGACGCGTTCATGGCGGCGCTTGAAGAGACAATGGAGCATATACACCTGCTGGTTTCGGCGCACGGGAGGGCAAAACCCTTCCGGGAGGGAGAGCTGGCCGTGCTGGCCGGGCCTGTGAATGCCGGAAAGTCGAGCCTTTTAAACGCCCTCATCGGGCGGGAACGGGCCATAGTCTGCGACGTTCCGGGAACCACCAGGGATTTTCTCGAGGAACAGCTCGACCTGGACGGCCTGCCCGTTCGCCTGGTGGACACGGCGGGGCTTCGTTCCACTGATGATCCGGTTGAGCGCCAGGGTGTGGCGCGTTGCCAGAGCCTGATGGAAGAGAGCCGGGCCGTGCTGCTGGTGGTGGACGGGTCCGTGGACTACTCCCCGTCCATTTTTCAGGGCGAGTGCGGTTCTGTGCCCTTGGACCCGGCCCGGGTGCTCGCGGTGGTCAACAAGGCCGACCTCCCCCCTGCGGAGCGGGACCCGCGAGTCCTGCTGGCCGAAGCGGGTGTTGACGTGATAAGCGTTTCGGCCAGAACGGGAGAGGGGCTCGAAGAGTTGTGCGCGCGGCTGCGCGCCCGTCTGCTCGCTGGCAACGAGGCCCCTTCCGATTCCGAACCAGTGCCGAACGACAGGGAATGCGCCCTGTTGGTTGCGGCAGGTTTGGAACTCGCGACCCTCGCCTCGGATTTAAAAGAGGGCGTCCCGCCCGATCTTTTAGGTGTGAGGCTGGAAACGGCCTGCGACCATCTTGCTGGCATCACGGGAGAAATTACATCCGGCGCAATCCTGGACGCGGTGTTCGACGGATTCTGCATCGGGAAGTGA
- a CDS encoding HAMP domain-containing histidine kinase, protein MSISCRLDSGRSKSVPVLVSGKLIRDNSGNPSWIEGTIAPLPEQQGCIGCREAIVEGEKRARDFCKNILAVLSHDIRSPLIGVIGMLHLLRKSGLNERQSEYASLASESCERILEFAKNLLDFARIDAGKDELSLQEVNLPSVVDSIANLHLDQAMRGSVFLDLETAPDFPVYILCDEIKVRQILSNLVSNAIKFTPSGTVRMSLTHARMPGGQVAVILEVSDTGIGFELAKAKFMFDQFAQMCQEESLRRLGAGLGLTIVKGLVELFGGTICVDSAVGEGSSFYVSFPADVAR, encoded by the coding sequence TTGAGCATCTCCTGCCGTTTGGACAGTGGCAGATCGAAATCCGTCCCGGTCCTGGTTTCCGGCAAACTGATCCGCGACAACTCCGGCAATCCCTCCTGGATAGAGGGCACCATTGCCCCTCTGCCTGAGCAGCAGGGCTGCATCGGATGCCGAGAGGCCATTGTCGAGGGGGAGAAGCGGGCACGGGACTTCTGCAAGAACATTCTCGCGGTTTTAAGCCACGATATCCGTTCACCACTGATCGGGGTGATCGGCATGCTCCATCTTCTTCGCAAATCAGGATTGAACGAACGCCAGTCCGAATATGCCTCGTTGGCCTCCGAATCCTGCGAGCGCATTCTGGAATTCGCCAAGAACCTTCTTGATTTCGCCAGGATCGATGCGGGAAAGGACGAACTCAGTCTCCAAGAGGTGAACCTTCCGAGCGTGGTCGATTCCATCGCGAATCTTCATCTCGATCAAGCTATGCGCGGTTCGGTTTTCTTGGACCTGGAAACGGCGCCAGACTTCCCGGTTTACATCCTGTGCGACGAAATCAAGGTGCGACAGATTCTCTCCAATCTCGTTTCCAACGCCATCAAATTCACCCCGTCGGGAACTGTGCGGATGTCCTTGACTCATGCCCGGATGCCAGGCGGACAGGTCGCGGTCATTCTGGAAGTCTCGGACACCGGCATCGGTTTCGAACTCGCCAAGGCCAAGTTCATGTTCGACCAGTTTGCCCAGATGTGCCAGGAGGAATCCCTGCGGCGCCTGGGCGCGGGGTTGGGCTTGACCATCGTGAAGGGTCTTGTGGAACTCTTTGGAGGAACCATCTGCGTGGACTCCGCCGTGGGCGAAGGCTCCAGCTTCTACGTCAGCTTTCCGGCTGATGTGGCCAGATAG
- the rnr gene encoding ribonuclease R, with translation MAKHDKKRRNDAAFDAASVLRLFKHKGKPLSLKDVLSGLGAAKLHKAKLLNILGTLADSGKIIKLQGAWGLAESMKLYTGKLEIQRSGVGFVLCDDKRRKDIFVNPRDFGEAWHGDRVAVALTKQRGLNCEGRVVRVLERQAKTLPCRVERRIRQGLYLCRPTEPRFKHALLLETADSVTPPALGDVLTLNAGDRLDHQLYAGELVESLGNENDVAVQERLVKLNHNVPGPFPAQCLAQAALLPPEPGEADFTGRKDMRDMGFVTIDGDKARDFDDAILVKQNGRGFTLWVAIADVSHYVPEGSPLDREAIERGNSYYFPQSVEPMFPEALSNGLCSLNPKVPRLAMVVETDFSSQGVPGESRFYPAVIESKARLTYTQVNKALFLGDSQEREAIAHVLPMLETAEKLARAIRDRRIERGSLDFDLPEPEILFNLQGETVDIRPRVRHFGNQIIEEFMIASNEAVARFLTEKGVPAAYRVHPEPDPDKLENLFSMLRRTELGLSLPPKPTAKGIQAILALAAGTEMEFLTSRLLLRSMMQAKYGTQNLGHYGLASECYCHFTSPIRRYADLMVHRGLKAVLAGKEPPVTAKKMQTICEHISQRERVAMEAEREILKRVTVLFMQDKVGQVFAGVIASLSDFGFWVELTDVMAEGLVRLSTLTDDYYALFPERQELLGQRTGRRFRLGQHVQVELTDVHLDRLEVNLKLAGEEPELPRRQQMKLAGKNKRQKGRKSRGV, from the coding sequence GTGGCCAAACACGACAAAAAACGCCGCAACGACGCCGCCTTCGACGCCGCCAGCGTGCTCAGGCTATTCAAGCACAAAGGCAAGCCCCTGTCTCTTAAGGACGTGCTCTCTGGTCTCGGCGCGGCCAAGCTCCACAAGGCAAAACTTTTAAATATTCTGGGCACGCTGGCGGATTCCGGCAAGATAATCAAGCTCCAGGGGGCCTGGGGCCTGGCCGAGAGCATGAAGCTCTACACCGGCAAGCTCGAAATCCAGCGTTCAGGCGTCGGTTTCGTGCTCTGCGACGACAAAAGGCGAAAGGACATCTTCGTGAACCCGCGCGACTTCGGGGAAGCCTGGCACGGCGACCGCGTGGCCGTAGCCCTCACCAAACAGCGCGGCCTCAACTGCGAAGGCCGTGTGGTGCGCGTTCTCGAAAGGCAGGCCAAAACCCTGCCCTGCCGGGTGGAACGGCGCATCAGGCAGGGGCTCTACCTGTGCCGGCCCACCGAGCCGCGTTTCAAGCATGCCTTGCTCCTTGAGACAGCTGACTCCGTCACGCCACCAGCCCTGGGCGACGTGCTCACGCTCAATGCCGGAGACAGGCTCGACCATCAGCTGTACGCCGGCGAGTTGGTAGAATCGCTCGGAAACGAAAACGACGTGGCCGTCCAGGAACGTCTGGTGAAGCTCAACCACAACGTGCCAGGTCCTTTCCCTGCCCAATGCCTAGCCCAGGCGGCTCTCTTGCCTCCCGAGCCTGGAGAAGCGGATTTTACCGGACGAAAGGACATGCGGGACATGGGCTTCGTCACCATCGACGGAGACAAGGCCCGCGACTTCGACGACGCCATTCTCGTCAAGCAAAATGGACGCGGATTCACTCTCTGGGTGGCCATAGCCGACGTGTCGCACTATGTGCCCGAAGGGTCGCCCCTTGACCGCGAAGCCATTGAGCGGGGCAACTCCTACTATTTCCCCCAGTCCGTTGAACCAATGTTCCCAGAGGCCTTGTCCAACGGGCTGTGCAGTTTGAACCCCAAAGTGCCCCGCCTGGCCATGGTGGTGGAAACCGATTTTTCTTCCCAGGGCGTGCCTGGCGAGAGCCGGTTTTATCCCGCCGTGATCGAGAGCAAGGCCCGCCTGACCTACACGCAGGTGAACAAGGCGCTCTTTCTGGGCGATTCTCAAGAGCGCGAAGCAATTGCCCATGTGCTCCCCATGCTGGAAACGGCCGAGAAGCTGGCCAGAGCCATACGCGACAGGCGCATAGAGCGGGGCAGCCTGGATTTCGATCTGCCCGAACCTGAGATCCTCTTCAATCTGCAAGGCGAGACCGTGGACATCCGGCCCCGGGTGCGCCACTTCGGCAACCAGATCATCGAGGAGTTCATGATCGCCTCAAACGAGGCCGTGGCCCGTTTCCTGACGGAAAAAGGTGTTCCCGCAGCCTACCGTGTCCACCCCGAGCCCGATCCAGACAAATTGGAGAACCTGTTTTCCATGTTAAGGCGCACCGAGTTGGGTCTCTCCCTGCCGCCAAAACCCACTGCCAAGGGCATTCAGGCCATTCTGGCCCTGGCCGCCGGAACCGAAATGGAGTTTCTCACCAGCCGCCTCCTGCTGCGCTCCATGATGCAGGCCAAATACGGCACCCAGAACCTGGGGCACTACGGGCTGGCATCGGAATGCTATTGCCATTTCACATCCCCCATCCGCAGGTATGCCGACCTCATGGTCCACCGGGGGCTCAAGGCCGTGCTTGCCGGCAAGGAGCCGCCTGTCACCGCCAAAAAGATGCAGACCATCTGCGAGCATATCAGCCAGCGCGAACGGGTGGCCATGGAAGCCGAACGTGAAATCCTCAAACGCGTCACTGTTTTGTTCATGCAGGACAAGGTGGGGCAGGTCTTCGCGGGTGTCATCGCTTCGCTTTCGGATTTCGGCTTCTGGGTGGAGCTGACCGATGTCATGGCCGAAGGCCTGGTTCGCCTCTCCACCCTGACGGACGATTACTACGCCCTCTTCCCAGAACGCCAGGAACTCCTGGGACAGAGGACAGGAAGACGGTTCAGGCTGGGCCAGCACGTCCAGGTGGAACTCACCGACGTCCACTTGGACAGGCTTGAAGTGAATCTCAAGCTGGCCGGGGAGGAGCCGGAGCTCCCGCGCAGACAGCAAATGAAACTGGCAGGGAAAAACAAGAGACAGAAGGGACGCAAGAGTCGGGGCGTTTAG